One stretch of Lysobacter sp. TY2-98 DNA includes these proteins:
- a CDS encoding oxidative damage protection protein, translating into MPRTVDCVWLKREDEGLDFVPWPGELGRRVYAHVGKQAWAAWLAHQTMLINENRLSPMNPKHRAYLAEQMEKFLFEGGADAATGYTPEG; encoded by the coding sequence ATGCCCCGTACCGTCGACTGCGTCTGGCTCAAGCGCGAGGACGAAGGCCTCGATTTCGTGCCGTGGCCGGGCGAGCTGGGGCGTCGCGTCTATGCGCACGTGGGCAAGCAGGCCTGGGCCGCATGGTTGGCGCACCAGACCATGCTGATCAACGAGAACCGCCTTTCGCCCATGAACCCCAAGCACCGCGCGTATCTGGCGGAGCAGATGGAAAAGTTCCTGTTCGAAGGCGGCGCGGACGCCGCGACGGGCTATACGCCGGAAGGCTGA
- a CDS encoding YfhL family 4Fe-4S dicluster ferredoxin: protein MSLRINDLCVNCDVCEPACPNQAIAQGETIYVIDPARCTECVGHFDEPQCVVVCPVECIDPDPTHPETRDELLAKAIALAGGSLETP, encoded by the coding sequence ATGTCCCTCCGCATCAACGACCTCTGCGTGAACTGCGACGTGTGCGAGCCGGCCTGTCCCAACCAGGCGATCGCGCAGGGCGAGACCATTTACGTGATCGATCCGGCGCGCTGCACGGAATGCGTCGGTCACTTCGACGAGCCGCAGTGCGTCGTCGTCTGTCCCGTCGAATGCATCGACCCGGATCCCACCCATCCCGAAACCCGCGACGAGCTGCTGGCGAAAGCGATCGCGCTCGCCGGTGGCTCGCTGGAGACTCCATGA
- the ftsY gene encoding signal recognition particle-docking protein FtsY — protein sequence MLSFLRRKKPTDPERRMSAEELAAAFPGGDATPAAEAAVESLDASVNDPASVDAAGEWLGSALPSPAEPVIDEEPPVADRASDELLGVATNAVAAPAGKRGWLERLRGNAIARSLGGLFSRNPKLDDDLLDEIETALITADVGVTATTEIVGDLRKRMKAREFADANALLAALRADLLAILEPVAKPLVIDRDAKPFVLLTIGVNGVGKTTTIGKLARRFRDENRTLMLAAGDTFRAAAVAQLQAWGERNGVQVVAQGQNADAASVAFDALQAAKARGTEILIADTAGRLHTQQGLMAELGKIKRVLQKLDANAPHEVLLVIDGTTGQNALSQLRQFHAAIGVTGLVVTKLDGTAKGGVVFALAREFGIPIRFAGIGERPEDLRVFDAAAFVDALLPESLGAG from the coding sequence ATGCTGAGTTTTCTGCGCCGCAAGAAGCCGACCGACCCCGAGCGGCGCATGTCCGCCGAGGAGTTGGCCGCGGCGTTTCCGGGCGGCGACGCTACCCCCGCGGCCGAGGCCGCGGTGGAATCGCTCGACGCCAGCGTCAACGATCCCGCATCGGTCGATGCCGCCGGCGAATGGCTGGGCAGCGCGCTGCCCTCGCCCGCCGAACCGGTGATCGACGAGGAGCCGCCCGTTGCCGATCGCGCATCGGATGAGCTGCTCGGCGTCGCGACCAACGCCGTGGCGGCACCCGCCGGCAAGCGCGGCTGGCTCGAGCGCCTGCGCGGCAACGCGATCGCGCGTTCGCTCGGCGGCCTGTTCTCGCGCAATCCCAAGCTCGACGACGATCTGCTCGACGAGATCGAGACGGCGCTGATCACCGCGGACGTCGGCGTGACCGCGACCACCGAGATCGTCGGCGACCTGCGCAAGCGCATGAAGGCGCGCGAGTTCGCCGACGCGAACGCGCTGCTCGCCGCACTGCGGGCCGACCTCCTGGCGATACTCGAGCCGGTGGCGAAGCCGCTGGTCATCGATCGCGACGCCAAGCCCTTCGTCCTGCTCACGATCGGCGTCAACGGCGTCGGCAAGACCACGACGATCGGCAAGCTCGCGCGCCGGTTCCGCGACGAGAACCGCACGCTGATGCTCGCCGCGGGCGACACCTTCCGCGCCGCAGCGGTCGCGCAGCTGCAGGCCTGGGGCGAGCGCAACGGCGTGCAGGTGGTGGCCCAGGGACAGAACGCCGACGCCGCGTCGGTCGCGTTCGACGCGCTGCAGGCGGCGAAGGCGCGCGGCACCGAAATCCTCATCGCCGACACCGCGGGCCGCCTGCACACGCAGCAGGGCCTGATGGCGGAACTGGGCAAGATCAAGCGCGTGCTGCAGAAGCTCGACGCGAATGCGCCGCACGAAGTGCTGCTGGTCATCGATGGCACCACGGGCCAGAACGCGCTCTCGCAGCTGCGCCAGTTCCACGCGGCGATCGGCGTCACCGGCCTCGTCGTGACCAAGCTCGACGGTACCGCCAAGGGGGGCGTGGTGTTCGCGCTGGCGCGCGAGTTCGGCATCCCGATCCGCTTCGCTGGCATCGGCGAGCGCCCCGAAGATCTGCGCGTGTTCGACGCCGCCGCCTTCGTCGACGCGCTGCTTCCGGAGTCGCTGGGCGCCGGATGA
- a CDS encoding ATP-binding cassette domain-containing protein, whose product MPLITLQSVDFSVGGPLLLDHVDLSIDAGERIAVIGRNGAGKSTLLKLISGDLRADDGEVRYEDGVRVARLEQEVPVDTAGDVFDVVAGGLGEQGALLARFHHLSHAAEVDAVALAEVQSRIEALGAWSLDQRVTETLTRLSLDGDLAFAGLSGGMRRRVMLARALVSAPDVLLLDEPTNHLDIESIDWLEGFLKSWRGTLIFITHDRRFMRSLATRIVEIDRGSLTSWPGDWDNYLRRREERLHAEAQENARFDKLLAQEEVWIRQGIKARRTRDEGRVRRLKAMRDERAQRRDLTGKVRMEAAQADASGRKVIEAKDVSVALGGRTIIRDFSTTIFRGDRIGLIGPNGSGKTTLLRTLLGDLVPDSGEVRPGTGLQIAYFDQYRATLRDDWNAIENVAEGREFVEFNGKRKHIIGYLQDFLFTPERARAPITRLSGGERNRLLLARLFAQPSNLLVMDEPTNDLDVETLELLEELLGDYAGTLLLVSHDRDFLDNVVTSTLVMEGDGRVGDYVGGYTDWLRQRPVFGAKSTRAEPPKSAPVAAVTPPKRKLSYKESRELEALPARIETLEGDVARLTDALSDPSFYARDAAAITAHNADIARAQAELDAAYARWAELDG is encoded by the coding sequence ATGCCCCTGATCACCCTCCAGTCCGTCGACTTCAGCGTCGGCGGCCCGCTGCTGCTCGACCACGTCGATCTCTCGATCGATGCCGGCGAGCGCATCGCCGTCATCGGTCGCAACGGCGCCGGCAAGTCCACGCTGCTCAAGCTCATTTCCGGCGACCTGCGCGCGGACGATGGCGAAGTTCGCTACGAAGATGGCGTGCGCGTGGCCCGTCTCGAACAGGAAGTGCCGGTGGATACCGCGGGCGATGTGTTCGACGTCGTCGCCGGTGGCCTCGGCGAGCAGGGGGCGTTGCTCGCGCGTTTCCATCATCTGAGTCATGCGGCCGAAGTCGATGCCGTGGCGCTGGCCGAGGTCCAATCGCGCATCGAGGCGCTGGGTGCGTGGTCACTGGATCAGCGTGTCACCGAAACGCTGACGCGTCTCTCACTGGACGGGGATCTCGCGTTCGCCGGGCTTTCCGGTGGTATGCGACGTCGCGTCATGCTCGCGCGTGCTCTGGTCTCGGCGCCCGACGTGCTCCTGCTCGACGAACCGACCAACCACCTCGACATCGAATCGATCGACTGGCTGGAAGGCTTCCTGAAGTCGTGGCGCGGCACACTGATCTTCATCACCCACGATCGCCGTTTCATGCGTTCGCTGGCGACGCGCATCGTCGAGATCGACCGCGGCTCGCTAACGAGCTGGCCGGGCGACTGGGACAACTACCTGCGCCGACGCGAGGAACGCCTGCATGCCGAAGCGCAGGAGAACGCGCGCTTCGACAAGTTGCTCGCGCAGGAAGAGGTGTGGATCCGCCAGGGCATTAAGGCGCGCCGCACTCGCGATGAAGGCCGGGTACGCCGACTGAAGGCGATGCGCGACGAACGTGCGCAGCGTCGCGACCTCACCGGCAAGGTGCGAATGGAGGCTGCGCAGGCCGATGCTTCGGGCCGCAAGGTGATCGAGGCCAAGGACGTCAGCGTCGCGCTCGGTGGCCGCACGATCATCCGCGACTTCTCGACCACGATCTTCCGCGGCGACCGCATCGGCCTGATCGGACCGAACGGCAGCGGGAAGACCACGCTGCTGCGCACGCTGCTCGGCGATCTCGTGCCTGATTCGGGCGAGGTGCGTCCCGGTACCGGCCTGCAGATCGCCTACTTCGACCAGTACCGCGCGACGCTTCGCGATGACTGGAACGCGATCGAGAACGTGGCGGAAGGCCGCGAGTTCGTCGAGTTCAACGGCAAGCGCAAGCACATCATCGGCTACCTGCAGGACTTCCTGTTCACTCCGGAACGCGCCCGTGCGCCCATCACGCGACTGTCGGGCGGTGAGCGGAACCGCCTTCTGCTCGCACGCCTGTTCGCGCAGCCGTCCAATCTTCTGGTGATGGACGAACCGACCAACGATCTCGACGTCGAAACGTTGGAGCTGCTCGAGGAACTGCTGGGCGACTACGCGGGGACGTTGCTGCTGGTCAGTCACGACCGCGACTTCCTCGACAACGTGGTCACGTCGACCCTCGTGATGGAGGGCGATGGACGCGTCGGCGACTACGTCGGCGGCTACACCGACTGGCTGCGCCAGCGTCCGGTCTTCGGAGCGAAGTCGACGCGTGCCGAGCCGCCAAAGTCCGCGCCCGTCGCCGCCGTGACGCCGCCCAAGCGCAAGCTCAGCTACAAGGAATCCCGCGAGCTGGAGGCGTTGCCGGCCCGCATCGAAACACTGGAAGGTGACGTCGCGCGGCTTACGGACGCGCTGTCCGATCCTTCGTTCTACGCCCGCGATGCGGCCGCGATCACGGCGCACAACGCGGACATCGCCCGCGCACAGGCGGAGCTCGACGCGGCATATGCGCGCTGGGCGGAACTCGACGGCTAG
- the mutY gene encoding A/G-specific adenine glycosylase, which translates to MANEGFAARLLAWFDVNGRHDLPWQHPRTPYRVWLSEVMLQQTQVATVIPYFHRFVDALPVLRDLADAPLDQVLALWSGLGYYTRARNLHAAAKLCMEHHGGELPRDVDALAGLPGIGRSTAAAIAAQSWNDRHAILDGNVKRVLARYHGVEGWPGTSKVERVLWAFANAHVAERDLPDDRLADYTQAQMDFGATLCTPRRPPCVICPIQSDCVARIEGRQDELPTPRPAKTLPRRQAVALVLRDADDRVLLRRREPTGIWAALWSLPQFDDEAAADAWLSGRGVHGDAVMWLDDVAHTFSHYHLTLRPRLHRVDASTRVADDDAATWVTRDDLASLGIPAPVRSLLNRLLET; encoded by the coding sequence ATGGCGAATGAGGGCTTCGCCGCGCGGCTGCTCGCGTGGTTCGACGTCAACGGCCGCCACGACCTGCCCTGGCAACACCCGCGCACGCCGTACCGCGTCTGGCTGTCGGAAGTGATGCTGCAGCAGACGCAGGTCGCGACCGTCATTCCGTATTTCCATCGCTTCGTCGACGCGCTGCCCGTGCTGCGCGATCTCGCCGACGCACCGCTCGATCAGGTACTCGCGCTGTGGTCGGGGCTCGGCTACTACACGCGCGCCCGCAACCTGCACGCCGCCGCGAAGTTGTGCATGGAGCACCATGGTGGCGAACTACCGCGCGATGTCGACGCGCTCGCTGGACTTCCGGGTATCGGTCGCAGTACAGCCGCGGCGATCGCCGCGCAGTCGTGGAACGATCGACACGCGATCCTTGATGGCAACGTCAAACGCGTGCTCGCGCGATATCACGGCGTCGAAGGCTGGCCCGGTACGTCGAAGGTCGAACGCGTGCTGTGGGCGTTCGCAAATGCGCATGTCGCGGAGCGTGATCTGCCCGACGACCGTCTCGCCGACTACACGCAGGCGCAGATGGATTTCGGCGCGACGCTGTGCACCCCGCGACGCCCGCCCTGCGTGATCTGCCCGATCCAGAGCGACTGCGTCGCGCGCATCGAAGGCCGGCAGGACGAACTGCCGACGCCACGTCCCGCGAAAACATTGCCGCGACGGCAGGCGGTCGCGCTGGTCCTACGCGACGCCGACGACCGCGTGCTGTTGCGTCGCCGCGAACCGACCGGCATCTGGGCGGCGCTGTGGTCGCTGCCGCAGTTCGACGACGAGGCCGCGGCGGATGCGTGGCTCAGCGGCCGTGGCGTTCACGGCGATGCGGTGATGTGGCTCGACGATGTCGCACACACCTTCTCGCACTACCATCTCACCCTGCGGCCGCGGCTGCATCGCGTCGACGCGAGCACGCGCGTCGCGGATGACGACGCGGCGACGTGGGTGACCCGCGACGATCTCGCATCGCTCGGCATTCCCGCGCCCGTGCGCAGCCTGCTCAACCGCCTGTTAGAGACCTGA
- the coaD gene encoding pantetheine-phosphate adenylyltransferase: MSAAHHRIAVYPGTFDPVTNGHIDLVDRAAPLFDRLVIGIAESPSKGPSMPLEVRVGLVREAVAHHPNVEVRGFNSLLAHFVRDVGAGVLLRGLRAVSDFEYEFQMASMNRHLIPEVETLFLTPAEQYGFISSSLVREIARLGGDVSGFVPPAVASALQAHWRRI; the protein is encoded by the coding sequence ATGAGCGCGGCCCACCACCGCATCGCTGTCTATCCCGGCACGTTCGATCCGGTCACGAATGGTCACATCGACCTCGTCGACCGGGCCGCGCCGTTGTTCGACCGCCTGGTCATCGGCATTGCGGAAAGCCCGTCTAAGGGGCCGTCCATGCCCTTGGAGGTCCGCGTCGGCCTCGTGCGCGAAGCGGTCGCCCACCATCCCAACGTCGAAGTGCGCGGTTTCAACTCGCTGCTCGCGCATTTCGTCCGCGACGTCGGGGCCGGCGTGCTGCTGCGCGGCCTGCGTGCGGTGTCGGACTTCGAATACGAGTTCCAGATGGCGAGCATGAACCGCCATCTGATTCCGGAGGTCGAGACGCTGTTCCTGACTCCGGCCGAACAGTACGGCTTCATTTCTTCATCGCTGGTTCGCGAGATCGCCCGCCTCGGCGGGGACGTCTCGGGTTTCGTACCCCCGGCGGTGGCCTCCGCGCTGCAGGCCCATTGGCGGCGCATTTGA
- the rsmD gene encoding 16S rRNA (guanine(966)-N(2))-methyltransferase RsmD, whose protein sequence is MNTPAGKVRLIGGRWRGTRLEVPNVAGLRPSSDRVRETLFNWLMPWLPGARVVDVFAGTGALGLEALSRGADAAVMIERDAGLATALRNTLRRLEGGERGQVVQGDALGWLATSTATFDIAFVDPPFAGGLWPRVWPALAPRLAPDALVHVESPSDLDPAVPSNWELHREGRTRDVRYALYRVPSHVAATATLDPEPTAGEPSNPHETP, encoded by the coding sequence ATGAACACGCCCGCAGGGAAGGTCCGTCTCATCGGCGGGCGATGGCGCGGAACGCGCCTGGAGGTGCCGAACGTGGCGGGGCTGCGGCCTTCGTCCGACCGCGTGCGCGAGACCCTGTTCAATTGGCTGATGCCATGGCTGCCCGGCGCGCGCGTGGTCGATGTCTTCGCGGGCACCGGCGCTCTCGGGCTCGAGGCGCTCTCGCGCGGCGCCGACGCGGCCGTGATGATCGAACGCGATGCGGGCCTCGCCACCGCACTTCGCAATACGCTGCGCCGTCTCGAAGGCGGCGAGCGCGGGCAGGTGGTGCAGGGCGATGCGCTGGGCTGGCTGGCGACGTCGACCGCCACATTCGACATCGCCTTCGTCGACCCGCCGTTCGCAGGCGGGCTGTGGCCGCGGGTCTGGCCCGCGCTGGCGCCGCGGCTCGCGCCCGATGCGCTGGTGCACGTCGAAAGCCCGTCCGACCTCGACCCCGCCGTCCCTTCGAACTGGGAACTGCATCGCGAAGGGCGGACGCGGGACGTCCGTTACGCCCTCTACCGCGTGCCTTCACACGTCGCGGCCACTGCTACACTCGATCCTGAACCGACGGCCGGGGAGCCGTCGAACCCGCACGAGACGCCATGA